The genomic region GCCCAGCGGCGCAGCCGGCGGTCGCCGGTGTCCTTGCGCAGCTGGCCGCCGACCGTGCCGACCAGGAAGAAGAAGAACAGGGCCCACCCGGCCGGGCCGGCCAGGATCGAGGTGGACCAGTGGCCGGTCACCAGGTCCACGCCCAGGGCCGCGCCGCCGACCACCGCTCCCACGGCCGCGGCAGCTCGCCACGGTCCGGTGGTGGCGGAGGCGACGGCCAGGTGGCTGTTCTCGCGTCGCGACAGATCTCCGTGTTCCATGCCTCCACGGTGCTCCTCGCGGCGGCTGGGGGCCAGAGTGTGCGCCCCTGACTTTTCCCTACCACTGCGGATTCGCCCCCTACGGGGACGGTTGTGCGCCGGGTGGACAGGAGGGTTGCGGGAGTTCCAGCAGCGGCCAGCCGCGGCTGTTGGCGTGCTCGGTCAACTCGGGGTCGGCGCCCACTACTCGGGGGTTGCCGACCACGGTCAGGGTGCGCATCCCGGGCGCGTGGTCGACGTAGCCGAAGCAGCGGGCGGCGTCCAGGCCGAGCAGGGTGATGGCCTCGACCACGGTGACCGGCGGCTGCGGCGGGCAGGGGGTGCGGCCGGCACCCGCGTAGCCGTGCTCGAGGTGCGGGTAATCGTTGTGCGGGTAATCGCTGTGGGGGTAACCGCCGAGCGGGTAGCCGCCGCGCCGGTGGTCGCCGTGCTGGTGGTCGCCGGGGTCGCCGTCGGGCAGCAGGACCAGGTCGGGGCCGACGCCGAGGGCGTCCAGGCCGAGCGTGTGCCGGCCCGGGCGGGATTCGGACCGGGCCTCGCCGTGGGGTCTGGAGACCACCAGGACCACCAGGTCGCCGGCCGATCTGTGCCGGGCCGCCACCTCGTGGAGCGCTTCTCGGAAGTGCGGGGACGGGTGACGCTCCCCCAGGTCGAAGAATGCCGCACGCATCGGCTCAACCATGATCCTGCCAATCCCCCTCAGGCCACCGACTGCAGAATCCGAAGATATCTCTTCTTTTAGGGGTTCCAGGAGTGGATCAAGCTAATTCCTATTACTCACTACAGTTGGTTACGAGTTTTCCCCAATGCCCGAGGTTCGACGTGACGGTGCGTCAGGTCGGCCAATTCCGGGAGTCCGAATCGCCCCAATAGCGCCGCGAGTACGCATTGGCCCGGGGTCGTCCCGAGTCCCGGGGATTCGGTGCAGTCGGCTTTGGATCGGATGGCCTGTTTTTTTGTGTCATGGCCCTGGCGACAAGACCGGAGCAGTGATCATCAACCTGACGATAAAGAGTGCCGAGGGCCACGCACTTGACTACTCTGTTGACAGACTGTGACTCATGTTGTTGAGTCTTACTGGACAAGGTCGCCAAGGTGGGGGATGCGAGATGGGTGGCTCAGACATGGGGACCGTGGGCATCATCCTGGCCGGGGGACGCGGTGAGCGGGCCAAGCCGATCACCCTGGAGTCCGCCGACTACATCAGAAGCAAGGCGCTGATCCCGTTCGTCGGCCGCCGGCTCATCGAGTGGGTCGTCGACGCCTGCCGTGAGCAGGGCATCCACCGCTTCTACGTGGTCGCGCAGGGGTTGGAGAACCGCAGCCAGATCATGCTGCTGCTGGGCCACGGCGAGCGCTACGGCGTCGAGGTCCGCTACTCCCGACCGAGCTTCGACCGGTACAACGTCGGCTCGGGCGCGGCCACCCTGCACAACCTGGAGGAGTGGGACCTCAACGAGCAGGCCCTGGTCCTCCCGGTCGACTCGATCTTCGACTTCTCGCTCGCCGAGCTGGAGGCGACCCACCGCTCCACCAACGCCGTGGTCACGGTGGCCGCGGTGGCCCGTACCCCGGCCGAGGTGGCCGGCAAGTACGGCGCGATGCAGACCGACGAGCGCGGCCTGGTCGCGGGGTTCGTCGAGAAGCCCGGCATGGAGCGGATCCACGAGATCTTCCCCGAGGTGCGGCACGACAACTGCGCGATGATCCCGACCAACGCCGGGATGTACCTGATCGACTGCGCCCGGCTGCGCCAGGCGGCCCGCGAGCCGGAACTGATGCGCAAGGCCCAGCAGCGGCTGGACTGGGGCGGCGACCTGCTGCCCGAACTGGTCGAGCGCGGCATGCCGGTGGCGGCGCACCACATCGCCCGGCTGGGTGACCTCGGCAACGTCGAGGACTACCTGGTCACCCTCAAGGACGTGCTGGCGGGCGACTACCCGCTGATGAACCAGTTGATGGCGGAGCCGGCCAGCGCCTCGCCGCGGTACTGGATCCACGAGAGCTCGCTGGCCACCCGGGACGACATCACCGGCACCACGCTGGCCGCCAAGATCGAGGACGGCAGCGTGGTGATCGGACCCGGGGTCCGGATCGGCCGCCATGTCGCGGTCGGCAGCGACGTCCACCTCGAGTACACCGACGTCGGCGACGGCGTCGAACTGCGCGCGGGCGCCCGGCTCAGCCGCAGCTCCTGCGGCGACGCCTCGGTGATCGGCCAGTACGCGGACATCAGTGACACCTATGTCGGACCCATGGTGGAGATCCAGTCGGACCGGGAGAACCCGGTCCGGCTGGAGGGCTTCTCGGCCATCGGGGACGGCGCCCAGCTCTGGCCGGGATCGCGGCTCTCCGGAGTCAGCATCTACCCGCGCCTGAGAGTGCCAGCGATCGCGAACCTTCCTTCGGGCACCCGCCTGACCAGCTCGGACGACATCCTGCGCTGGATCTGACGACCCGACGACTCGTCCCACAACGACCGAGCTAAGGAGAGAAGGCGATGGACAATCCGGTGGTGGTGGTCGGCGGCGCGGGACGCGTCGGCCGGATCATCGTGCAACGCCTCCTGGAACGCCGGGAGAGCGTGCGCGTCATCGGCCGCAGCGTTCAGCACGCCCGCCGTCATCTGGCACCGGGAGCCGTCTTCAGCCAGGGCGACGTGCGGGTCCCGGAGACCCTGGCGACGCCGCTGGCCGGGTGCGCCGCAGTGGTCTACTGCGTGGAACCCGGCACCGACGACCGCGGCCCCGACCGGCCCGAGACCACGCTGCACCAGGGCGTGCGCCATGTGCTGGCGGCCGCCACGGCCGGCGGCAACCGACCGCACTTCGTGCTGGTCAGCCAGGTGCACGCGACCCACCAGGGGCACCCGCTGAACGCCTACGGGCGGCTGCTGGTCTGGCGGTTCGCGGGCGAGGAAGTGCTGCGCGAGTCGGGCCTGCCGTACACCGTGGTGCGGCCGGGCTGGCTGATCGACGACCACGAGGCGGGCCGGCGGGTCCGGCTGGAGCAGGGCGACCAGGGCACCGGACGGGTCGCCCGGGACGACGTGGCCGAGGCCTGCGTGCAGGCGCTGTACACGCCGGCCGCTCGCGGCGTCACCTTCGAGATCTTCAACGAACCCGGTTCGCCGTTCCCGTCCTGGAGCGAGGCCTACGGCTCGCTGGTCTGGGACCGGACACCGGTGGCCTAGCGGCGCCGGCGCAGCGGCGCCGGTTCTCCGCCCGCACCCGTGCGCGCAGGCGCGACGGCGGAGATCACGGCCGGTTCGGGTCCCCCGAACGGACCAATACCGGCCGGAATCCAGAATTCCGGGTGCATCATGGCAGGGGAGTTGACAGCGGATATGACCAGTAGTCAGGCAAGTATGTTGGAAGAAGAGCTCACCAGAACGCAGGCGGGGGTGACCCCGGGCCGCCCCCAGCCGTTGGGGGCCACCGTCGATGCCACCGGGGTGAACTTCTCGATCTTCTCGGAGCGGGCCACCAAGGTCGAACTGCTTCTGTTCGACAGTTACGACGACCTCGCCCCCAGCCGTGTGATCGCGCTGGACCGGGAGCACCACAACAGCTACCACTTCTGGCACTGCCATGTCAGCGGCGTCATCGCCGGACAGGTCTACGCGTACCGGATGGACGGGCCGCACCAGACCAGGGAGAGCGGCACCCGGTTCAACCCCCGCAAGGTGCTGCTCGACCCCTACTCGCGGGCCAACATCAACACGCTCTGGGACCGGGTCCGGGCGGTCGGCGTCGAGGACAACTGCGCCTACTCGATGCGCAGCATGGTCGTCGACCTCGACAGCTACGACTGGGAGGGCGACGAACCGCTGCGCACCCCGCTCGCCGAGACGGTGATCTACGAGGTGCACGTCGGCGGCCTGACCGCCTCGCCCACCTCCGGCGTCGCCCACCCGGGCACCTTCAACGGCGTGGTGGAGAAGATCCCGTACCTCAAGGAGCTCGGGGTCACCGCGGTCGAGCTGCTGCCGGTCTTCGACTTCGACGAGCGGCAGGTGCTGCGCACCGGACCGAACGGCGTGCCGCTGTACAACTACTGGGGCTACGACCCGTTCGGCTTCTTCGCCCCGCACACCGCCTACTGCTCGGACGCGTGCAGCTGCACCCACATCACCGAGTTCCGCAACATGGTGAAGGAGCTGCACCGGGCCGGCATCGAGGTGATCCTCGACGTGGTCTTCAACCACACCTCCGAGGGCAACGAGCACGGGCCGACGATCAGCTTCCGCGGCCAGGCCAACGAGGTCTACTACCACCTGTGGCCGCAGGACCGCCGGCACTACATGGACTTCACCGGCTGCGGCAACGCGATCAACGCCAACCACCCGGCGGTCGCCAAGTTCATCATCGAGTGCCTGGAGTACTGGGTCACCGAGCACCATGTGGACGGCTTCCGGTTCGACCTCGCCTCCGAGCTGTCGCGCGGCGAGGAGGGCTACGAGATGCCGGTCCCGCCCGCGCTGTGGGGGATCGAGCTGTCCGGGATCCTCTCCGAGACGAAGATCATCGCGGAGCCCTGGGACGGCGCCGGCCTCTACCAGGTGGGCCGGTTCCCGGGGAAGCGCTGGGCGCAGTGGAACGGGCCGTACCGCGACGACGTGCGGCGCTTCGTGCGCGGCGACGCGGGTCTGGCCGGTTCGATCGCCTCGCGGATCGGCGGTTCGCGCGACCTTTTCACCAAGGAAGGCGAACTGCCCACCAACAGCATCAACTTCATCACCTGCCACGACGGTTTCACGCTGAACGACCTGGTCAGCTACAACCACAAGCACAATGACGCCAACGGCGAGTCCAACGCCGACGGCGCGCACGAGAACTTCAGTTGGAACTGCGGTGTGGAAGGGCCGACCGATGCCGAGGACATCGAGCGGCTGAGGATCCAGCAGATCAAGAACATGATGGCGATCCTGATGCTCAGTCGGGGCGTGCCGATGATCCTGGCCGGCGACGAGTTCCGCAACAGCCAGGGCGGCAACAACAACGCCTACTGCCAGTCCAACGAGGTGGCCTGGCTGGACTGGGAGCAGGCCGAGAAGGAGACCGAGGTCCGGGGCTTCGTCCAGCAGATGATCGGGCTGCGCAAGCGGTTCCGGGCGGTCCGCGAGGCGCGCTTCTTCGACGGTCGGACCAACGACCGCGACCTGCCCGAAGTCACCTGGCACGGATGCCGGTTGGAGCAGCCGGGCTGGGAGGACACGGACGCCCGGGTGCTCTCCTACACGCTCGCCGGCTTCAACGGCGACCCGGATCTGCACGTGATCTTCAACATGTACCACCTCGGCCTGGACTTCGAACTTCCGCGGGTGGCCGGCCAGCAGTGGCACCGGACCGTCGACACCTCGCGCGGCGCCGGGCAGGACGTCCTGCCCGCCGGCGGCGAGGAACCGGTTCCTGGCCACACCTTCCACGCCCACGGCCGCAGCGTCGTCGTGCTGACCGCGCTGCCCGACAATGGAGGCACCCTTCGATGAGTGCACAGGACATCCGGCGGACCTACTCGGACAGCATCGCCGGCTACATCACCTCGTACGACCCCACCCACGACCGCTTCGGCCTGCGCACCAGCGACGGGCGGGAGTTCACCATCCACCTGGACGGGCTGCTCGGCTCCGAGATCGTCCGCAACCTCGGTGACAGCGGCCGCCGCGACACCAGTGGCGCCACCCGGGACATGCTGGCCGAGGGCCGCTACGTCTTCGTCTACGGCCTCTTCCACCAGTGGGCCGGCGGCGAGCGGATCGACGCCCGTCAGATCGTGTTCCCGGAGGAGCGGCGCGGCGCCTACGTCTTCGAGAAGCCGGGCTGGTGGGTCCAACAGGCCGCCGAGATAGCCGACTTCTACCTGCGCGGCCACTTCCCCGACGGCGTCTACGACTGGCGCGGCTTCCGCACCCGGCTGACCCTGCACGGCACCCATGTCGCCGACCACATCGAGCAGGACCTGCGCCAGGAGACCGACACCATCTCCCGGCTGGTCTACGGTCTGGCCACCGCCTTCCTGCTGACCGGCGAGGAGCGCTTCCTGGAGGCGGCCGAGTCGGGCACCGAGTACCTGCGCGAGCACATGCGGGTGAGCGACGAGCGCGAGGGCGTCGTCTACTGGTACCACGCGGTCGACATCACCCCGGGCGCCCAACGCAAGGTCTTCGCCTCGGAGTTCGGCGACGACTACAACGCCATCCCGATGTACGAGCAGATCTACGCGCTGGCCGGCCCGACCCAGACCTACCGGATCACCGGCGACCCGCGGATCCTCAACGACATCGACCGCACCGTGGCGCTGTTCCACCGGTACTTCAAGGACGACGAGCGGGGCGGCTTCTTCTCCCACCTCGACCCGATCACCATGGACCCGCGCTCCGACTCGCTGGGCCGCAACCGGGCCCGCAAGAACTGGAACTCGGTCGGCGACCACGCCCCGGCGTACCTGATCAACGCCTACCTGGCCACCGGGCGCGAGGACTTCGCGCAGCTCCTGGAGGAGACCGCCGACACCATCACCAAGTACTTCCCGGACGAGCCCAACAGCCCGTTCGTGCAGGAGCGGTTCCACGAGGACTGGAGCCCGGACCGCACCTGGGGCTGGCAGCAGGACCGCGCGGTGGTCGGCCACAACCTGAAGATCGCCTGGAACCTCACCCGGATCCGGGCGATGCAGGACAAGCCCGAGTACGCGGAGCTGGCCGAGCGGATCGCCGAGATCATGCCGCCGGTCGGCAGCGACCAGCAGCGCGGCGGCTGGTACGACGTGGTCGAGCGGATCCCCGACCCGGACAGCGGCGCGCACCGGCTGGTCTGGCACGACCGCAAGGCCTGGTGGCAGCAGGAGCAGTCGATCCTGGCCTACCTGATCCTGGCCGGCGTCACCGGCGACCCGGAGCACCGTCGACTGGCCCGCGAGGCGTCCGCGTTCTACAACGCCTTCTTCCTCGACTACGACGACGGCGGCGTGTACTTCAACGTGCTGGCCAACGGCATCCCGTACCTGCTCGGCACCGAGCGGCTCAAGGGCAGCCACTCGATGGCCGGCTACCACGCCCTGGAGCTCTGCTACCTGGCCGCGACGTACACCAGCCTGCTGGTCACCTCGCAGCCGCTCACCCTGCACTTCCGGCCGCGTCCCGACGCGTTCCCGGACCGGGTGCTGCGGGTCGCCCCCGACCTGCTGCCCCCCGGCTCGGTCCAGATCGACCAGGTCTGGATCGACGACCAGCCGTTCCACGACTTCGACGCCAAGGCGCTGACGGTGAACCTGCCGGAGAGCGACGGGCCGCTGAAGGTCAGGGTCACGGTCGAGCCGGCCGACCAGCGGATGCGGATCACCAGCGAGTTCGACGGTGAGACCGCGCACATCCACCTGGAGGGCACGGTCGACCTGGACGAGCTGGAGAAGTTCCGCCGCGGTGTCGGGGAGGCCCTGTCGGTCAGCCCGCGCCGGGTGGAGTTCCACCTCTGCAAGGTGGCCGAGATCAGTCGCCCGGCCATCAACGAACTGCTCTTCCAGCGCACCAAGGTCGGACCCGAGGTCGACTTCGTGATCGTCGGCTCCGCACTGCCCGAGGTCACCCAGATGCTCGTCGCCACCGACGCGTTCGTGCTTGACCCGAACCGGAGCTGCAACGAGGACGAGTGAACCCGCGCACCCCGGCTGTCCTCCCCCGCGAGTCGGGGGAGGACAGCCCCGCTCACAAACCCAAGGAATCGCTGTGACCAAGATTTCGGACCTCCGTGAACCGCTCGCGGGGGATCGGCAGGACGGGATCTCCGATTACTGCCGCGACCTGTTCTCCTGCTTCGCCCGTTCCGACCAGCGCCGTTGGGGCGAGGTCTACCTGCGGGGGCTGCTGCACGCCCCCGGTCGGCGGACCCCGGCCAACATCTCCGAGAAGGTGCTCGGCCGGCGCGTGGTCCAACCGATCCAGCAGTTCGTCAACCAGAGCACCTGGGAGTACGACAACGTCCGCCGCTATCTCGCGGAGCGGGCCAGTACCCTCAAGGCGCCGGAGGCCTGGGCCTTCGACGAGGTGGTCTTCCCCAAGAACGGCACACGTTCCGCCGGGGTCGGCCGCCAGTTCGTCGGCTCGGCCGGTCGGGTGATGAACTGTCAGCTCGGGCTGGCCACCTCGATGGTGCACGGTGGACACGGGCTGCCGGTCAACTGGCATCTGATACTGCCGCGGCACTGGGACGACGACCACGAGCTGCGCAGCCGCGCCCACGTGCCTTCGCACGAGCGCCACCGGCCGCGCTGGAGCTATGTCCTGGAGTCCCTGGACGAGATTCTCGAATGGGATGTACCGGACGCCCCGGTACTGGCCAACTGGAGTTACGAGCCGCAGGTCGAACCACTGCTGCTCGGCCTGGAGGAACGCGGCTTCGGCTATGTCGTCGAGGTCGGTCCGACCACCCTGCTGCCGGTCGGCGGCGCCCCCCGGCGCCCGGCCGCCCGGCGGATCCCCGCCGTCGAGGTGGTGCAGGGCATGCGCGGCTGGTCCGAGCGCGCGGTGCTGGCCCGTCCCGACGGGCCGGAGGGCCAGACCAGGCACTCCCAGTTCATGATCGGCGCGCTGGGCGCGATGCAGCCGGGCATGCGCTCGGCCACCCGCCACCTGGTGGTGGAATGGCCGTTCGGCCGGCCGCAGCCGCGCTCCTACTGGATGACCAACCTGCCCGCCGACCGGCTGGCCGACACCGTGGCGCTGGCCGAACTGCGCCACCAGGTCGGGCGCAGCCACGAGAAGCTGCACGAGGACTACGGGCTCAGCGACTTCGAGGGCCGATCGTTCCGCGGCTGGCACCACCACGTCACCCTGGCCTCCGCGGCGCTCGGCTTCCACCGGCTGCAGGAGCTGGAGGAGCAGTATGCCCAGCAGGCCCAGTAGCGGGCCGGCCGGCGCGGACCAGGCAGGCGCCGGCAGAGCAAGGGCGGGTGCGACCGAATCGGTCGCACCCGCCCTTCTGCGTCCGGGGGTTGGGCGGCCGACCAGCGGCCGGCCGGCCGGCCCCGTGGCTCAGCCGGCGACGAGCGTCTCGGAGAGCCGCCAGAGCGCCTCGGCGCGGTCCGGGTCGAGCGCGTACGGGCGGTAGTGGCCGCCCGGCATGCTGCCGCCGCCCGGCCACGGGCGGGCCACCGCGCAGTCGTCCAGGTAGCGGCCGCCGACGCCCTGCAGTTCCGCGGCGACCGCGGCCCAGACACTGGTGGCGGCGCCCTGCTCGGCGGTCTTCCAGCCGGGCGGGGTCCCGATCCGGCCGTCGGCGTCCTGGCGCCGCTGGCCCCACTGCGGGGTGTGCCGCCACAGCGGGGAGAGGATCACCCCGGGCATCACCGCGTTGGAGGTGATCCCCTCGGCCGCGTGCCGGTTGGTCAGGCCGACCGCGAAGAGCATGTTGGCGGTCTTGGACTGGCCGTAGGCGGCCCACGGGTCGTACCGGCGGTGGGCGAAGTTCGGGTCGTCCAGGTGGACGTCGTCGATGCCGTGCGCCCGCGAGGAGAGCGAGACCACCCGGGCGCCCCCGGCCGCTCGCAGCGCGGGCAGCAGGGCGGTGGTGAGGGTGAAGTGGCCCAGGTGGTTGGTGCCGAACTGGAGCTCGAAGCCGTCCTCGGTCAGGCCGAACGGGGTGGCCATCACCCCTGCGTTGTTGACCAGCAGGTGGAGCGGCCGGCCGTCGGCCAGGTAGCGCGCGGCGAACTCCCGCACCGAGCGCAGCGAGGCGAGGTCGAGCAGTTCGAAGGCCACCTGCGGATTGCCGGTGGAGCGCCGGATGTCGGCCGCCGTCGCCTCGCCCCGCGCGGCGTCGCGGGCCGCCACCAGCACCCGGGCGCCGGCGCCCGCCAGCGCCCGGGCGGTCTCCACGCCGATCCCCGAGGCGGCCCCGGTGACCACCGCCGTGGTGCCGGACAGATCATGTCCGGCGACCACCTCCGCCGCCGTGGAATTCGGCCCGAAACGTGTCTGCCGGGATGTATTCATCGGTGTCCTCCATGATCCGATCGGGCTTTCGTGCGAATTAAGTGGAGCCTCCGGAAATCCTTCCCGGCGACCCTAGTATCCATTCTCGGACGGCCCCTGGGCGAGCCGGCCTCATCCTGGCACTACGTCAAGTCCCGTGACAGAAACGCCTGGTGGGAACCGTGAGCAAGGCGGTCAAAGGTCCGACCTGACGTAGTGCGGGTGGTTCATGACGCAGTGCCGCCAGCATTCCGGAATGATCTCGGATATTCGCACTTTGCCGATCCAGCCGGGAACCGTGTCAGTTAGTGTCGTATTCACTGCGCCATATCTATGGCTTCCAGTTCTCTCTTGGAGGTTCCATCCATGACCGCACCAACGGATCAGCGGGCCCTCGCGCGCGACGCTGCCCCGAGTGCCCTGGCAGCGGGTGGCAACCGCAGGGCGGCACTCATCCTGCTCGTCGCGGTCCAGTTCATGCTGGTTCTGGACTCGACGATCGTCGCCGTGGCGATGCCTTCGCTCGGTACCGACCTCGGCTTCTCCCAGGCCAGCCTGTCCTGGGTGACCAACGCGTATGTGCTGCTCTTCGGCGGCTTCCTGATGCTCGGTGGCCGGCTGGCCGACCTGACCGGCCGCCGCAAGCTCTTCATCCTGAGCCTGGTGCTCTTCGCCGTCGCCTCGGCCGTCGGTGGCCTCGCCAGCTCCCCGGCCATGGTGATCATCGTCCGGGCGGTGCAGGGCCTGGCCTCGGCGCTCGCCGCGCCGGCCGCGCTCTCGCTGCTCATGACGGTGTTCCCGGACGACACGGCGCAGGGCAAGACCGAGCGCAACAAGGCCCTGGGCGTCTACGGTGCCGTCTCCGGCGCCGGTGGTGCGGCCGGCATGATTCTGGGCGGTGTGCTCACCGACTGGTTCGGCTGGCAGGCGGTCTTCTACGTCAACGTGCCGATCGCCCTGATCGCCGCCGCGCTGGCGGTCAAGTTCCTGCCCGCCGGTGAGAGCACCGTGGAGGAGAAGCGCTTCGACCTCGGTGGCGCGCTCTTCGTCACCGCCGGTCTCGGCCTGCTGGTCTTCTCCCTGGTCGACGCCGACAAGGCCGGCTGGGGCTCGGCCCGCACGCTGGGCGGCATCGCCGGTGCGCTCGTGCTGCTGGCGCTCTTCCTGGTGGTCGAGTCCAAGCACAGCCAGCCGCTGATCCCGCTCGGGATCTTCCGGCGCAAGGTGCTGCCCGGCGCCAACCTGGTCGGCGG from Kitasatospora azatica KCTC 9699 harbors:
- a CDS encoding MFS transporter, whose amino-acid sequence is MTAPTDQRALARDAAPSALAAGGNRRAALILLVAVQFMLVLDSTIVAVAMPSLGTDLGFSQASLSWVTNAYVLLFGGFLMLGGRLADLTGRRKLFILSLVLFAVASAVGGLASSPAMVIIVRAVQGLASALAAPAALSLLMTVFPDDTAQGKTERNKALGVYGAVSGAGGAAGMILGGVLTDWFGWQAVFYVNVPIALIAAALAVKFLPAGESTVEEKRFDLGGALFVTAGLGLLVFSLVDADKAGWGSARTLGGIAGALVLLALFLVVESKHSQPLIPLGIFRRKVLPGANLVGGLIPMAMIPAIFFLTLYTQIVQGYSPLRSGLALVPLALAVVLAATNVGRVLPLLGLKGTTMLGTLLVAGGTFWASGINGGGFWLEQFGPEILAGLGGGTVWVSATVAATSSASEEEAGLASGLFNTSNQIGAALGLAVLATVAAAGTTSSTKSGHAVNTALTAGYSNALVGAAIIAVVATLAAAFMLPGKSAMRSGS
- a CDS encoding SDR family NAD(P)-dependent oxidoreductase, encoding MNTSRQTRFGPNSTAAEVVAGHDLSGTTAVVTGAASGIGVETARALAGAGARVLVAARDAARGEATAADIRRSTGNPQVAFELLDLASLRSVREFAARYLADGRPLHLLVNNAGVMATPFGLTEDGFELQFGTNHLGHFTLTTALLPALRAAGGARVVSLSSRAHGIDDVHLDDPNFAHRRYDPWAAYGQSKTANMLFAVGLTNRHAAEGITSNAVMPGVILSPLWRHTPQWGQRRQDADGRIGTPPGWKTAEQGAATSVWAAVAAELQGVGGRYLDDCAVARPWPGGGSMPGGHYRPYALDPDRAEALWRLSETLVAG
- a CDS encoding AGE family epimerase/isomerase, encoding MSAQDIRRTYSDSIAGYITSYDPTHDRFGLRTSDGREFTIHLDGLLGSEIVRNLGDSGRRDTSGATRDMLAEGRYVFVYGLFHQWAGGERIDARQIVFPEERRGAYVFEKPGWWVQQAAEIADFYLRGHFPDGVYDWRGFRTRLTLHGTHVADHIEQDLRQETDTISRLVYGLATAFLLTGEERFLEAAESGTEYLREHMRVSDEREGVVYWYHAVDITPGAQRKVFASEFGDDYNAIPMYEQIYALAGPTQTYRITGDPRILNDIDRTVALFHRYFKDDERGGFFSHLDPITMDPRSDSLGRNRARKNWNSVGDHAPAYLINAYLATGREDFAQLLEETADTITKYFPDEPNSPFVQERFHEDWSPDRTWGWQQDRAVVGHNLKIAWNLTRIRAMQDKPEYAELAERIAEIMPPVGSDQQRGGWYDVVERIPDPDSGAHRLVWHDRKAWWQQEQSILAYLILAGVTGDPEHRRLAREASAFYNAFFLDYDDGGVYFNVLANGIPYLLGTERLKGSHSMAGYHALELCYLAATYTSLLVTSQPLTLHFRPRPDAFPDRVLRVAPDLLPPGSVQIDQVWIDDQPFHDFDAKALTVNLPESDGPLKVRVTVEPADQRMRITSEFDGETAHIHLEGTVDLDELEKFRRGVGEALSVSPRRVEFHLCKVAEISRPAINELLFQRTKVGPEVDFVIVGSALPEVTQMLVATDAFVLDPNRSCNEDE
- a CDS encoding HAD family hydrolase yields the protein MRAAFFDLGERHPSPHFREALHEVAARHRSAGDLVVLVVSRPHGEARSESRPGRHTLGLDALGVGPDLVLLPDGDPGDHQHGDHRRGGYPLGGYPHSDYPHNDYPHLEHGYAGAGRTPCPPQPPVTVVEAITLLGLDAARCFGYVDHAPGMRTLTVVGNPRVVGADPELTEHANSRGWPLLELPQPSCPPGAQPSP
- a CDS encoding NAD(P)H-binding protein; translation: MDNPVVVVGGAGRVGRIIVQRLLERRESVRVIGRSVQHARRHLAPGAVFSQGDVRVPETLATPLAGCAAVVYCVEPGTDDRGPDRPETTLHQGVRHVLAAATAGGNRPHFVLVSQVHATHQGHPLNAYGRLLVWRFAGEEVLRESGLPYTVVRPGWLIDDHEAGRRVRLEQGDQGTGRVARDDVAEACVQALYTPAARGVTFEIFNEPGSPFPSWSEAYGSLVWDRTPVA
- the glgX gene encoding glycogen debranching protein GlgX; its protein translation is MLEEELTRTQAGVTPGRPQPLGATVDATGVNFSIFSERATKVELLLFDSYDDLAPSRVIALDREHHNSYHFWHCHVSGVIAGQVYAYRMDGPHQTRESGTRFNPRKVLLDPYSRANINTLWDRVRAVGVEDNCAYSMRSMVVDLDSYDWEGDEPLRTPLAETVIYEVHVGGLTASPTSGVAHPGTFNGVVEKIPYLKELGVTAVELLPVFDFDERQVLRTGPNGVPLYNYWGYDPFGFFAPHTAYCSDACSCTHITEFRNMVKELHRAGIEVILDVVFNHTSEGNEHGPTISFRGQANEVYYHLWPQDRRHYMDFTGCGNAINANHPAVAKFIIECLEYWVTEHHVDGFRFDLASELSRGEEGYEMPVPPALWGIELSGILSETKIIAEPWDGAGLYQVGRFPGKRWAQWNGPYRDDVRRFVRGDAGLAGSIASRIGGSRDLFTKEGELPTNSINFITCHDGFTLNDLVSYNHKHNDANGESNADGAHENFSWNCGVEGPTDAEDIERLRIQQIKNMMAILMLSRGVPMILAGDEFRNSQGGNNNAYCQSNEVAWLDWEQAEKETEVRGFVQQMIGLRKRFRAVREARFFDGRTNDRDLPEVTWHGCRLEQPGWEDTDARVLSYTLAGFNGDPDLHVIFNMYHLGLDFELPRVAGQQWHRTVDTSRGAGQDVLPAGGEEPVPGHTFHAHGRSVVVLTALPDNGGTLR
- a CDS encoding IS701 family transposase → MTKISDLREPLAGDRQDGISDYCRDLFSCFARSDQRRWGEVYLRGLLHAPGRRTPANISEKVLGRRVVQPIQQFVNQSTWEYDNVRRYLAERASTLKAPEAWAFDEVVFPKNGTRSAGVGRQFVGSAGRVMNCQLGLATSMVHGGHGLPVNWHLILPRHWDDDHELRSRAHVPSHERHRPRWSYVLESLDEILEWDVPDAPVLANWSYEPQVEPLLLGLEERGFGYVVEVGPTTLLPVGGAPRRPAARRIPAVEVVQGMRGWSERAVLARPDGPEGQTRHSQFMIGALGAMQPGMRSATRHLVVEWPFGRPQPRSYWMTNLPADRLADTVALAELRHQVGRSHEKLHEDYGLSDFEGRSFRGWHHHVTLASAALGFHRLQELEEQYAQQAQ
- a CDS encoding sugar phosphate nucleotidyltransferase, whose product is MGGSDMGTVGIILAGGRGERAKPITLESADYIRSKALIPFVGRRLIEWVVDACREQGIHRFYVVAQGLENRSQIMLLLGHGERYGVEVRYSRPSFDRYNVGSGAATLHNLEEWDLNEQALVLPVDSIFDFSLAELEATHRSTNAVVTVAAVARTPAEVAGKYGAMQTDERGLVAGFVEKPGMERIHEIFPEVRHDNCAMIPTNAGMYLIDCARLRQAAREPELMRKAQQRLDWGGDLLPELVERGMPVAAHHIARLGDLGNVEDYLVTLKDVLAGDYPLMNQLMAEPASASPRYWIHESSLATRDDITGTTLAAKIEDGSVVIGPGVRIGRHVAVGSDVHLEYTDVGDGVELRAGARLSRSSCGDASVIGQYADISDTYVGPMVEIQSDRENPVRLEGFSAIGDGAQLWPGSRLSGVSIYPRLRVPAIANLPSGTRLTSSDDILRWI